In the Geobacter sp. FeAm09 genome, one interval contains:
- the rpsM gene encoding 30S ribosomal protein S13, translating into MARIAGIDLPKNKRIVIALTYIYGIGNSSAEQILASTQIDPDTRTDKLTEAEVSRLRDEIDRNCKVEGDLRREISMNIKRLMDLGCYRGLRHRKGLPCHGQRTKTNARTRKGPARTVAGKKK; encoded by the coding sequence TTGGCACGCATTGCAGGTATTGACTTACCAAAAAACAAACGGATCGTGATTGCTCTCACCTATATCTATGGTATCGGTAATTCGTCAGCAGAGCAGATCCTTGCCTCCACACAGATAGATCCCGACACCCGCACGGACAAGTTGACTGAAGCCGAAGTCTCTCGTCTTCGCGACGAAATCGACCGCAACTGCAAGGTCGAAGGGGATCTTCGCCGTGAAATTTCGATGAATATCAAGCGGCTCATGGATCTTGGCTGCTATCGCGGCCTTCGTCACAGAAAAGGCCTCCCGTGCCACGGCCAGCGCACCAAGACCAATGCCCGTACGCGTAAAGGTCCTGCCCGCACCGTTGCCGGCAAAAAGAAATAA
- a CDS encoding type Z 30S ribosomal protein S14, whose amino-acid sequence MAKTSMIIKSQRKPKFKVRQHNRCPVCGRPKAYYRKFEMCRICLRKYASIGQIPGVIKSSW is encoded by the coding sequence GTGGCAAAAACCTCAATGATCATCAAGTCGCAGCGCAAGCCTAAGTTCAAGGTCCGCCAGCATAACCGTTGCCCGGTCTGCGGAAGGCCCAAAGCATATTATCGCAAGTTTGAGATGTGCAGGATCTGCCTTCGCAAGTATGCGTCCATAGGCCAGATCCCCGGCGTAATCAAGTCCAGCTGGTAA
- the map gene encoding type I methionyl aminopeptidase: protein MRAACKIVAEILLLLRERVKPGVTTAELDEFADSETRRRNAKPAFKGYCKYPNALCCSPNDVVVHGMPTKIPLKEGDIISLDFGVLYNEFYGDAALTIPVGAVPARIATLLKATEESLYAGIDKAVAGGRLHDISHAVQTHVEAQGFSVVRDFVGHGIGRKLHEEPQVPNFGAAGTGVRLKPGMVLAIEPMVNEKSYEVEVLEDGWTTITRDGGFSAHFEHTVAITDKGPDILTRI, encoded by the coding sequence ATGCGAGCCGCCTGCAAGATCGTTGCAGAAATACTCCTCCTGCTCCGCGAACGGGTAAAACCCGGGGTTACCACCGCAGAACTGGACGAGTTCGCCGATTCCGAGACCAGGCGCCGCAACGCAAAGCCCGCGTTCAAGGGGTATTGCAAGTACCCCAACGCTTTGTGCTGCTCCCCCAACGACGTGGTCGTGCATGGGATGCCGACGAAGATCCCCTTGAAAGAGGGGGATATCATCAGCCTCGATTTCGGTGTCCTCTATAACGAATTTTACGGCGATGCCGCCCTGACCATCCCGGTGGGAGCCGTGCCGGCACGGATCGCAACGTTGCTCAAGGCAACGGAAGAGTCGCTGTATGCCGGCATAGACAAAGCGGTGGCCGGCGGCAGGCTGCACGACATCTCCCACGCGGTCCAGACGCACGTTGAGGCACAAGGTTTTTCCGTCGTGCGCGATTTTGTGGGACACGGCATCGGCAGGAAGCTTCATGAGGAACCGCAGGTGCCCAATTTCGGCGCCGCGGGCACCGGGGTCCGGCTCAAGCCGGGCATGGTGCTGGCCATCGAGCCCATGGTCAACGAAAAGTCGTACGAGGTCGAAGTCCTTGAGGACGGTTGGACGACCATCACCCGCGACGGCGGTTTCTCGGCACATTTCGAACATACGGTTGCCATAACCGATAAGGGTCCTGATATTCTGACACGCATTTAG
- the rplX gene encoding 50S ribosomal protein L24: MQAMKSHVSKGDTVMVVAGKEKNKTGKVLKLLPKKNGVIVEGLNLVKRHVKARGNEAGTIKEKEAAIHISNVMPYCPKCAKPVRTRHTVLENGEKQRNCVKCGASIEK, translated from the coding sequence ATGCAAGCCATGAAATCTCATGTCAGCAAGGGCGATACGGTGATGGTTGTTGCCGGCAAGGAAAAGAACAAGACCGGCAAGGTTCTCAAGCTGCTGCCCAAAAAGAATGGTGTGATCGTTGAGGGGCTCAACCTTGTCAAGCGTCATGTGAAGGCACGCGGCAACGAGGCGGGCACCATCAAGGAGAAAGAAGCCGCGATCCACATCTCCAATGTCATGCCCTATTGTCCCAAGTGCGCCAAGCCTGTCAGGACCCGCCATACGGTACTGGAAAATGGCGAAAAACAACGGAACTGCGTTAAATGCGGCGCTTCCATTGAGAAATAG
- the rplR gene encoding 50S ribosomal protein L18 yields MAKTALKTIIRLKRQVRVRKKIQGTSERPRLNVFKSARHIYAQLIDDTKGVTLAACSTLTSDSAELAYTGNVAAATYVGKEIARLAIEKGISSVVFDRNGFLYHGRIKALADGAREAGLRF; encoded by the coding sequence GTGGCAAAGACCGCACTTAAAACCATCATCCGTCTCAAACGCCAGGTCCGTGTCCGTAAAAAGATACAGGGCACCAGCGAGCGCCCCCGCCTGAACGTGTTCAAGAGCGCACGCCATATCTACGCCCAGTTGATCGACGATACCAAAGGCGTTACCCTGGCTGCCTGTTCAACCCTTACTTCCGACTCTGCCGAGCTCGCTTACACTGGCAACGTTGCTGCGGCTACCTATGTGGGGAAGGAAATCGCCCGCTTGGCCATCGAAAAAGGCATTTCATCAGTGGTATTCGACCGTAACGGTTTTCTGTACCACGGCAGAATCAAGGCACTTGCTGACGGAGCCCGCGAAGCCGGGCTGCGTTTCTAA
- the rplN gene encoding 50S ribosomal protein L14, with amino-acid sequence MIQMQSILDVADNSGAKKLFCIKVLGGSKRKYAGVGDIIVASVREALPNSKVKKGDVVKAVIVRTAKALGRPDGSYIRFDDNSGVVINNQKEPVGTRIFGPVARELRAKKFMKIISLAPEVL; translated from the coding sequence ATGATACAGATGCAATCAATACTGGATGTAGCCGATAATTCAGGTGCCAAGAAGCTCTTTTGCATTAAGGTGCTTGGCGGCTCGAAACGTAAATATGCCGGGGTAGGCGACATCATTGTGGCCTCCGTCCGCGAGGCTCTGCCTAACTCGAAGGTGAAAAAGGGCGATGTGGTCAAGGCGGTTATCGTCAGGACCGCAAAAGCGCTTGGCCGCCCCGATGGTTCATATATTCGTTTCGACGATAATTCCGGCGTCGTCATCAATAACCAGAAAGAGCCTGTGGGAACGCGTATCTTCGGCCCTGTTGCCAGGGAGCTGCGCGCAAAGAAATTCATGAAGATCATTTCCCTCGCACCGGAAGTACTTTAA
- the rplP gene encoding 50S ribosomal protein L16 has protein sequence MLMPKRVKHRKQMKGRMTGKPCRGIELSFGEFGLQATECGWVDSRQIEAARIAMTRYVKRGGKIWIRVFPDKPLTAKPAETRMGKGKGSPDSWVCVVKPGTVLYEMEGVSEEIAREALRLAAHKLPVSTKFITRGGDHEA, from the coding sequence ATGTTAATGCCTAAAAGGGTAAAACATAGAAAACAGATGAAGGGCCGTATGACCGGCAAGCCGTGTCGCGGTATCGAACTCTCCTTCGGCGAGTTCGGCCTGCAGGCAACCGAATGCGGTTGGGTGGACTCCCGTCAGATTGAGGCAGCCCGTATCGCCATGACCCGCTACGTCAAAAGGGGTGGCAAGATCTGGATCCGCGTGTTTCCGGACAAGCCGTTGACCGCGAAGCCCGCCGAGACCAGGATGGGCAAGGGTAAAGGTTCGCCCGATTCCTGGGTATGTGTTGTCAAGCCGGGAACCGTTCTTTATGAAATGGAAGGTGTCAGCGAGGAGATTGCCCGCGAGGCGCTTCGACTTGCCGCTCATAAACTGCCCGTTTCCACCAAGTTCATAACCAGGGGAGGCGACCATGAAGCCTAA
- the rpmC gene encoding 50S ribosomal protein L29 has translation MKPNELRNLSADELSKKQGELTQELFNLTFQLHTGRLENTAKLKTIRKDIARISTIITESKA, from the coding sequence ATGAAGCCTAATGAGTTGCGCAATCTGTCGGCCGACGAGCTGTCGAAGAAGCAGGGTGAACTCACCCAGGAACTGTTCAACCTCACGTTCCAGCTGCACACCGGCAGGCTCGAAAATACCGCCAAGCTGAAGACTATCCGCAAAGATATTGCCCGGATCAGCACTATTATTACCGAGAGCAAGGCATAG
- the rplE gene encoding 50S ribosomal protein L5, with translation MARIKELYDNEIIAKLRKDFNYKNIMEVPRIEKVVVNMGLGEAIQNVKILDSATAELNAITGQKSVITKAKKSIATFKLRQGMPIGCMVTLRRDRMYEFLDRLMNVALPRVRDFKGVSGKAFDGKGNYTLGIKEQLIFPEISYDTIDKIKGMNITIVTSAKTDEEGKALLKYLGMPFRN, from the coding sequence ATGGCCCGTATAAAGGAATTGTATGATAACGAAATCATTGCCAAGCTGCGCAAGGATTTCAATTATAAGAACATAATGGAAGTTCCGCGCATCGAGAAGGTCGTTGTCAATATGGGCCTTGGTGAAGCTATCCAGAACGTCAAGATCCTTGACTCCGCAACCGCCGAGTTGAACGCCATTACCGGACAGAAATCGGTTATCACCAAAGCCAAGAAGTCCATCGCGACCTTCAAGCTGCGCCAGGGCATGCCGATCGGCTGCATGGTGACCCTGCGCCGGGACCGCATGTACGAATTCCTGGACCGGCTCATGAACGTAGCGCTTCCCCGGGTTCGCGACTTCAAGGGCGTTTCCGGCAAAGCCTTCGACGGCAAGGGTAATTACACCCTTGGCATCAAGGAGCAGCTCATCTTCCCTGAAATCAGCTATGACACCATTGACAAGATCAAGGGTATGAATATAACGATCGTAACAAGCGCCAAAACCGACGAGGAAGGCAAAGCGCTTCTCAAGTACCTGGGCATGCCGTTCAGGAACTAA
- the rpmJ gene encoding 50S ribosomal protein L36, with protein sequence MKVRASVKKICDKCKIVKRKGVVRVICDIPKHSQRQG encoded by the coding sequence ATGAAAGTACGAGCATCGGTTAAGAAGATTTGCGACAAATGCAAGATTGTCAAACGCAAGGGTGTGGTACGTGTTATCTGTGACATCCCTAAGCATTCTCAGCGTCAAGGATGA
- the rpsE gene encoding 30S ribosomal protein S5: MSRINPAELNLTDRVVHISRVAKVVKGGRRFSFSALIVVGDGNGYVGYGLGKANEVPEAIRKGVEQAKKNLIKVPVNQHQTIPFEIEGRFGAGRLLMKPASAGTGVIAGGAARAIFEAAGINNILSKCLGSNNPHNVVKAAFAGLERLKTPEEIAARRGITE, from the coding sequence TTGAGCAGAATCAATCCAGCGGAACTGAATCTCACGGACCGTGTCGTTCATATCAGCCGCGTTGCCAAAGTTGTTAAAGGTGGTCGTCGTTTCAGCTTTTCTGCCCTGATCGTGGTGGGTGACGGCAACGGCTACGTCGGTTATGGTCTTGGCAAGGCGAACGAAGTACCCGAGGCAATCCGGAAGGGTGTGGAGCAGGCCAAGAAGAACCTCATCAAGGTACCGGTCAACCAGCATCAGACCATCCCCTTTGAAATCGAAGGCAGGTTCGGCGCCGGCCGGCTTCTGATGAAGCCTGCATCCGCTGGTACGGGCGTTATTGCCGGCGGTGCGGCACGCGCCATCTTTGAGGCTGCCGGGATCAACAACATCCTTTCCAAATGCCTTGGCTCCAACAACCCGCACAATGTGGTGAAGGCTGCCTTCGCCGGCCTTGAGCGGTTGAAGACCCCTGAAGAGATCGCCGCACGCCGTGGAATAACCGAATAA
- the rpsS gene encoding 30S ribosomal protein S19, which translates to MARSIKKGPFVDGHLIKKVQTEGPNSKKIIKTWSRRSTITPDFIGLSLAVHNGRKFIPVFVTENMVGHKLGEFAPTRTFHGHAADKKSKVKK; encoded by the coding sequence ATGGCACGTTCAATAAAAAAAGGACCTTTCGTAGATGGGCACCTGATCAAAAAGGTGCAGACAGAAGGGCCCAACTCGAAAAAAATCATCAAGACATGGTCGCGTCGCTCAACCATTACGCCTGATTTTATCGGCCTCAGTCTTGCCGTCCACAATGGCCGCAAGTTCATTCCGGTCTTCGTGACCGAGAATATGGTCGGCCATAAGCTGGGTGAGTTTGCACCTACGAGAACGTTTCACGGCCATGCCGCCGACAAGAAGAGTAAAGTCAAGAAGTAA
- the rplF gene encoding 50S ribosomal protein L6, translating to MSRIGKLPIEIPKGVKIVLDDTLVSVQGPNGKLARQVMSCVTINVGESSVEVVRNDESAAARAAHGLTRTLINNMVVGVTKGFQTDLEINGVGYRAEVKGKELVLSLGYSHPINFPIPEGIAIDVDKMTKVSVKGADKELVGQTAAKIRSFRAPEPYKGKGVKYADETILRKAGKTGKK from the coding sequence ATGTCGAGAATAGGGAAACTCCCCATAGAGATACCCAAAGGGGTAAAGATCGTCCTGGATGATACGCTGGTTTCCGTACAGGGGCCCAATGGCAAGCTGGCTCGCCAGGTAATGTCCTGCGTCACGATCAATGTCGGCGAGAGCTCGGTAGAGGTCGTCAGGAACGACGAGAGCGCCGCCGCACGCGCCGCCCACGGCCTGACCCGCACCCTGATCAACAATATGGTCGTCGGCGTGACCAAAGGCTTCCAGACCGATCTTGAAATCAACGGCGTCGGCTATCGTGCCGAAGTTAAGGGGAAAGAGCTTGTTTTGAGCCTCGGCTACTCCCATCCCATAAATTTCCCGATCCCGGAAGGCATTGCCATCGATGTGGACAAGATGACCAAGGTCTCCGTCAAGGGCGCCGACAAGGAACTGGTGGGGCAGACCGCCGCCAAGATCAGATCATTCCGCGCACCCGAGCCCTACAAGGGCAAAGGCGTTAAGTATGCTGACGAGACTATCTTGAGAAAAGCCGGCAAGACCGGTAAGAAATAG
- the rplO gene encoding 50S ribosomal protein L15, whose translation MDLNTLRPALGSTKDRKRIGRGTGSGHGKTATKGHKGQKARSGGSIKAGFEGGQMPLQRRLPKRGFTPLERIEYAVVNLSQLDVFEAGAEVDAAALAAKGLVKGTNGLVKILGNGDITKSLKVTANKFSQSAKEKIVAAGGSVEEKA comes from the coding sequence ATGGATTTGAACACACTGAGACCCGCACTGGGATCGACAAAAGATAGGAAGCGCATCGGTCGCGGCACCGGTTCCGGCCACGGCAAGACCGCCACGAAGGGTCACAAGGGACAGAAGGCCCGTTCCGGCGGTAGCATCAAGGCCGGCTTCGAGGGCGGCCAGATGCCTCTGCAGCGCAGGCTGCCAAAGCGCGGTTTTACGCCTCTTGAGCGCATTGAGTATGCTGTGGTGAACCTCAGCCAACTCGACGTGTTCGAGGCCGGCGCCGAAGTGGATGCCGCCGCACTGGCTGCCAAAGGCCTGGTCAAGGGCACCAACGGTCTGGTCAAGATCCTTGGTAACGGCGATATCACGAAATCTCTCAAGGTCACTGCCAATAAATTCAGCCAATCCGCCAAAGAGAAGATTGTTGCCGCTGGCGGGTCTGTCGAGGAGAAGGCCTAG
- the rpsK gene encoding 30S ribosomal protein S11, translating into MASPAKKVVRKKKERKNISNGVAHIQATFNNTIITITDPVGNVVAWSTAGAKGFKGSRKSTPFAAQIAAEDCVKKAQEHGMRSVEVYVKGPGSGRESALRALQAAGFTISFIKDVTPIPHNGCRPPKRRRV; encoded by the coding sequence ATGGCAAGTCCTGCGAAGAAAGTCGTCCGCAAGAAGAAGGAACGCAAAAATATATCCAACGGTGTTGCCCACATCCAGGCGACATTCAACAATACGATCATCACGATCACCGACCCGGTCGGTAATGTCGTGGCCTGGTCCACCGCCGGCGCCAAAGGTTTCAAGGGTTCCCGCAAGAGCACGCCCTTTGCCGCCCAGATCGCTGCCGAGGATTGCGTGAAAAAGGCCCAGGAACACGGCATGCGCAGCGTCGAGGTGTACGTCAAGGGTCCCGGCTCGGGCCGCGAGTCCGCTCTTCGCGCCCTCCAGGCCGCCGGCTTCACGATCAGTTTCATCAAGGATGTGACACCGATTCCCCATAACGGTTGTCGCCCCCCCAAACGTAGAAGAGTTTAA
- a CDS encoding adenylate kinase — translation MNVILFGPPGAGKGTQAQFIVERFGIPQISTGDMLRAAVKAQSPLGVAAKSIMDAGGLVSDEIVLGLVKERISQQDCHNGFILDGFPRTTPQADALIALLDGVGKHIDHVVSLEVDGAEIVQRLSGRRTCPSCGKGYHVAYDAPKVAGICDVCGAALVQRNDDREETVQNRLDVYREQTSPLKDYFEQRGLMRHIDGNGTIQDIQGQICSLLEGSVGDRP, via the coding sequence ATGAATGTCATCCTGTTTGGCCCTCCGGGGGCCGGTAAAGGCACCCAGGCCCAGTTTATCGTCGAGCGCTTCGGTATTCCCCAGATTTCGACCGGCGACATGCTGCGTGCCGCCGTCAAGGCGCAGTCGCCCCTCGGCGTTGCCGCCAAGTCGATTATGGATGCCGGCGGGCTCGTGTCCGACGAGATCGTCCTCGGCTTGGTCAAGGAACGGATCTCGCAGCAGGACTGTCATAACGGTTTCATTCTCGACGGTTTTCCGCGCACGACCCCCCAGGCCGATGCACTTATTGCATTGCTGGATGGGGTGGGCAAGCACATCGATCATGTCGTTTCCCTCGAGGTGGACGGCGCCGAGATCGTGCAGCGACTTTCCGGCCGGCGTACCTGCCCTTCGTGCGGCAAAGGCTACCATGTGGCCTATGATGCGCCGAAGGTCGCCGGAATTTGCGATGTCTGCGGTGCCGCCCTGGTTCAGCGCAACGACGACCGCGAAGAAACGGTCCAGAATCGCCTGGATGTGTATCGTGAGCAGACCTCGCCGCTTAAGGATTATTTTGAGCAGCGGGGCCTGATGCGTCATATTGACGGCAACGGCACGATCCAGGACATTCAGGGGCAGATCTGCTCATTACTGGAAGGCAGCGTCGGTGATCGTCCTTAA
- the rpsQ gene encoding 30S ribosomal protein S17 yields MSERGHRKTQLGVVVSDKMEKTVVVKVDRLVKHQLYNKYIKRSVKYKVHDEQNVCKVGDRVQIIECRPLSKDKRWSLKQIIESIS; encoded by the coding sequence ATGAGTGAACGTGGCCACAGAAAAACACAGTTGGGTGTCGTGGTGAGCGACAAGATGGAGAAAACGGTTGTCGTCAAGGTTGACCGTCTTGTAAAGCACCAACTTTATAACAAATATATCAAGCGCAGCGTGAAGTACAAAGTCCATGACGAGCAGAACGTCTGCAAGGTCGGCGACCGCGTTCAGATCATCGAATGCCGCCCCTTGAGCAAGGACAAGCGCTGGAGCCTGAAGCAGATCATCGAAAGCATCTCTTAG
- the rpsC gene encoding 30S ribosomal protein S3 codes for MGQKVNPIGFRLGVVKTWDSKWYAEADYAKHLHEDLAIRKFLKKRLYNSGVSKIEIERAANKTKINIHTARPGLIIGKKGSEVETIKKDLAKLTSKEVFINIHEVRKPELDAQLVAENVALQLERRIAFRRAMKKSVTSALKFGAKGIRITCSGRLGGAEMSRTEWYREGRVPLHTLRADIDYGFAEAKTTYGIIGIKVLIFKGEILPGQ; via the coding sequence TTGGGACAAAAAGTTAATCCGATAGGTTTCAGGCTTGGTGTCGTTAAAACATGGGACTCCAAGTGGTATGCGGAAGCTGACTATGCAAAGCATCTGCATGAAGACCTGGCAATTCGGAAATTTCTGAAAAAGCGCCTGTACAATTCCGGCGTTTCCAAGATTGAAATCGAACGTGCGGCCAACAAGACCAAGATCAACATCCACACCGCACGGCCGGGCCTGATCATCGGCAAGAAGGGCTCCGAGGTCGAGACGATCAAGAAGGATCTGGCCAAGCTGACTTCCAAGGAAGTGTTCATCAATATCCACGAAGTCCGCAAGCCTGAACTGGATGCCCAACTGGTGGCCGAGAACGTGGCCCTCCAGCTTGAGCGTCGGATCGCCTTCCGCCGCGCCATGAAGAAGAGTGTGACGTCCGCACTCAAATTCGGGGCCAAAGGAATCAGGATCACCTGTTCCGGGCGACTCGGCGGCGCTGAAATGTCCCGCACCGAATGGTATCGTGAAGGCCGCGTTCCCCTGCATACTCTGCGTGCAGATATCGATTACGGGTTCGCAGAAGCCAAGACGACCTACGGCATCATTGGAATCAAAGTTCTGATCTTTAAGGGTGAAATCCTCCCCGGTCAGTAA
- the rpsH gene encoding 30S ribosomal protein S8 gives MSMTDPIADMLTRIRNANMVKLQKVDIPSSNLKVNIANVLKQEGFIKNYKVISDNLQGVLRIYLKYIDEKDGVINEIKRVSKPGGRVYTKAEDIPVVKNGIGVAILSTSKGIITDNAARQAGVGGELICTIW, from the coding sequence ATGTCCATGACAGATCCAATCGCAGATATGCTGACCAGGATACGCAACGCCAATATGGTCAAGCTGCAGAAGGTAGATATCCCTTCCTCTAACCTGAAGGTCAATATAGCCAATGTATTGAAGCAGGAAGGCTTTATTAAGAATTATAAGGTTATTTCCGACAATCTTCAGGGTGTCCTGAGGATCTATCTGAAGTATATCGACGAGAAGGATGGCGTGATCAACGAGATCAAACGCGTCAGCAAGCCGGGTGGCCGGGTTTATACCAAGGCCGAGGATATCCCTGTCGTCAAGAACGGTATCGGTGTTGCCATCCTGTCAACATCCAAGGGAATCATTACCGACAATGCCGCCCGTCAGGCCGGCGTCGGTGGTGAGCTTATCTGTACCATTTGGTAA
- the rplV gene encoding 50S ribosomal protein L22: MESSAKLTLARLSPRKTRLVVDLVRGKAIQDALNTLRFLPQPSAKLISKLLTSAVANAEQKGVSDVDKLFVKTIYVDGGSVLKRFTPRAMGRASKIRKPTSHIAVTLSDTK, encoded by the coding sequence ATGGAATCCAGCGCAAAATTGACACTTGCACGACTTTCGCCTCGTAAGACTCGCCTGGTGGTGGATCTTGTCAGGGGCAAGGCAATACAGGATGCACTCAATACGTTGCGTTTTCTTCCGCAACCTTCAGCCAAGCTTATTTCCAAGCTGCTGACGTCTGCGGTTGCCAATGCAGAGCAGAAGGGTGTCTCCGACGTTGATAAGTTGTTTGTGAAGACCATATACGTCGATGGCGGCTCCGTGTTGAAGCGTTTTACGCCGCGCGCCATGGGGCGTGCCAGCAAGATTCGCAAACCGACCAGCCACATAGCGGTTACTCTTTCCGATACGAAATAG
- the secY gene encoding preprotein translocase subunit SecY gives MFDALQNIFKIPELKKRVLFSLGMLAVYRIGCHIPTPGIDRIALAHFFKQAQGTLLGLFDMFSGGALERLTVFALGIMPYISSSIIFQLLTVVVPAIEKLSKEGESGRKKIVQYTRYGTVVLSVVQGLGIAIGLESMRGPAGELVVPNPGWSFRLMTVITLTAGTAFIMWLGEQMSEKGIGNGISLIIFAGIVVRIPTALSNTARLLNAGQLSLFVLIFVLALMFAVIAGIVFVERGQRRLPIHYAKRVVGLKTFNAQTSHLPLKVNMAGVIPPIFASSIIMFPATVANFINIPWVQKAAKSLTPGNLVYDIFFVAFIVFFCYFYTAVTFNPVDVAENVKKHGGYIPGIRPGKETSDFMDSVLTRLTFAGAIYISIVCVLPSILIGKFNLPFYFGGTALLIAVGVGMDTVAQIESHLITRNYEGFLKGVRIRGRK, from the coding sequence GTGTTCGACGCACTCCAGAATATTTTCAAGATCCCCGAGTTGAAGAAACGCGTGCTTTTTTCCTTGGGGATGTTGGCTGTCTATCGTATCGGATGCCATATACCGACACCCGGTATCGACAGAATCGCGCTCGCGCATTTTTTCAAGCAGGCCCAGGGGACGCTCCTCGGCCTGTTCGATATGTTTTCTGGTGGTGCACTTGAACGTTTGACGGTATTTGCCCTGGGCATCATGCCGTACATCTCCTCGTCGATCATCTTCCAACTGCTGACGGTCGTGGTCCCGGCCATAGAAAAACTCTCCAAGGAGGGTGAATCCGGGCGCAAGAAGATCGTCCAGTACACCCGCTACGGCACGGTGGTGCTGAGCGTCGTGCAGGGCCTCGGCATTGCCATCGGCCTGGAAAGCATGCGCGGACCTGCCGGCGAACTGGTCGTCCCCAACCCGGGCTGGAGCTTCCGCCTCATGACGGTCATCACCCTGACGGCCGGCACCGCCTTTATCATGTGGCTCGGCGAGCAGATGTCCGAAAAGGGGATCGGCAACGGCATCTCCCTGATCATCTTTGCCGGGATCGTGGTCAGAATCCCGACGGCATTGAGCAATACCGCCCGCCTGCTGAACGCCGGCCAGCTCTCCCTGTTCGTGCTTATCTTTGTGCTGGCCCTGATGTTCGCCGTTATCGCCGGCATCGTCTTTGTGGAGCGGGGGCAGCGGCGTCTCCCCATTCACTACGCCAAACGCGTGGTGGGGTTGAAGACCTTCAATGCCCAAACCTCCCATCTGCCGCTGAAGGTGAACATGGCGGGCGTCATACCGCCGATCTTCGCTTCGTCCATCATCATGTTCCCGGCAACGGTCGCCAACTTCATCAATATTCCCTGGGTGCAGAAGGCCGCCAAAAGTTTAACGCCCGGCAACCTGGTATATGACATCTTTTTTGTTGCTTTCATCGTCTTCTTCTGTTATTTCTACACGGCTGTAACATTCAACCCGGTAGATGTTGCCGAGAACGTCAAAAAGCATGGCGGCTATATTCCCGGCATCCGTCCGGGAAAAGAGACGTCCGACTTTATGGACAGTGTCCTGACGCGGCTCACGTTTGCCGGCGCCATCTATATATCGATAGTGTGCGTGCTGCCCTCAATTCTGATCGGGAAGTTCAATCTCCCGTTCTATTTCGGAGGGACTGCGCTGCTGATCGCTGTCGGTGTTGGCATGGATACGGTCGCCCAGATCGAGTCGCACCTCATTACCCGCAATTACGAAGGGTTCTTGAAGGGCGTCAGGATCAGGGGGAGAAAATAG
- the rpmD gene encoding 50S ribosomal protein L30, translated as MSSTLQITLIKSTIGKTKKHRDIVAGLGLSRLNQTVTRPDSPEVQGMINKVGHMLKVTK; from the coding sequence ATGAGCAGCACGCTACAAATCACACTCATCAAGAGCACTATCGGGAAAACCAAGAAGCATCGCGATATCGTCGCCGGCCTCGGCCTTTCCCGTCTCAACCAGACAGTTACCCGGCCCGACTCTCCGGAAGTGCAGGGGATGATCAACAAAGTCGGCCACATGCTGAAAGTGACGAAGTAA